One part of the Mesorhizobium sp. M4B.F.Ca.ET.058.02.1.1 genome encodes these proteins:
- a CDS encoding cyclopropane-fatty-acyl-phospholipid synthase family protein: protein MNILLKRLLDRLVRTGNLKVTGPKGSTVVFGDGSGEPVHMHIKTKHAERAISFDPMLAVPEAYMDGELDILEGGVLGVMRIAFQNMGSGGIDATWSKAIEGLRHAFRRLQQINTASRSRRNVQRHYDLSGDLYRLFLDDDMQYSCAYFEQPDMTLDEAQAAKKRHIAAKLRLKAGQTVLDIGSGWGGLGLYLAKAFDVDVQGVTLSTEQHGVATDRAHVQGLQDRVHFDLKDYRSLNERFDRIVSVGMFEHVGVNHYRTFFDKSATLLKPDGVMLLHTIGRSGVPWATSAFVRKYIFPGGYIPALSEVMPAIEKSGLVVTDIEMLRLHYADTLKHWGLRFAANRDKAKAIYDERFCRMWEFYLAASEAAFRWQDLVIFQIQLAKKNDTLPVTRDYMAKCEKALEMRDMGHRQEPAVAKPARRRKVADGE, encoded by the coding sequence ATGAATATTCTGTTGAAGCGCCTTCTCGACCGCCTGGTGCGCACCGGCAATCTCAAGGTGACCGGGCCGAAGGGCTCGACAGTGGTCTTCGGCGACGGCAGCGGCGAGCCAGTGCACATGCACATCAAGACCAAGCACGCCGAACGCGCCATCAGCTTCGATCCGATGCTGGCGGTACCGGAAGCCTATATGGACGGCGAACTCGATATCCTCGAAGGCGGCGTGCTTGGGGTGATGCGCATCGCCTTCCAGAACATGGGCAGCGGCGGCATCGACGCGACATGGTCGAAGGCGATCGAAGGCCTGCGCCACGCCTTCCGCCGGCTGCAGCAGATCAACACCGCGTCGCGCTCACGCCGCAACGTACAGCGCCACTACGATCTCTCCGGCGATCTCTACCGGCTCTTCCTCGACGACGACATGCAGTATTCCTGCGCCTACTTCGAGCAGCCCGACATGACGCTGGACGAGGCGCAGGCGGCCAAGAAGCGGCACATCGCCGCCAAGCTCCGACTGAAGGCCGGCCAGACGGTGCTCGACATCGGTTCCGGCTGGGGCGGGCTCGGCCTCTATCTCGCCAAGGCCTTCGACGTCGATGTGCAAGGCGTCACGCTGTCGACCGAGCAGCACGGCGTCGCCACCGACCGAGCCCATGTGCAAGGGCTGCAGGACAGGGTGCATTTCGACCTCAAGGATTATCGCTCGCTCAACGAGCGCTTCGATCGCATCGTCTCGGTCGGCATGTTCGAACATGTCGGCGTCAACCACTACCGCACCTTCTTCGACAAGTCTGCGACGCTGCTCAAGCCCGATGGCGTGATGCTGCTGCACACGATCGGCCGTTCCGGCGTGCCGTGGGCGACCAGCGCTTTCGTCCGCAAATATATCTTCCCGGGCGGCTACATACCGGCGCTTTCCGAAGTCATGCCGGCGATCGAAAAGTCGGGCCTCGTCGTCACCGACATCGAGATGCTCAGGCTGCATTATGCCGACACGCTGAAGCATTGGGGCCTGCGCTTCGCCGCCAACCGCGACAAGGCCAAGGCGATCTATGACGAACGCTTCTGCCGCATGTGGGAATTCTATCTCGCCGCCTCGGAGGCCGCCTTCCGCTGGCAGGACCTGGTGATCTTCCAGATCCAGCTCGCCAAGAAGAACGACACGCTGCCGGTCACCCGCGACTACATGGCCAAATGCGAAAAGGCGCTGGAAATGCGCGACATGGGCCACCGGCAGGAACCGGCGGTCGCCAAACCCGCCCGCCGCAGGAAGGTGGCGGACGGGGAATAG
- a CDS encoding YnfA family protein, producing the protein MTYLIYIAAALAEIAGCFSFWVWWRLGKSPLWLAPGLVSLALFGLLLALVDTSAAGRAYAAYGGIYIAASLGWLWLVEGVRPDRWDLAGAAICIAGASVILLAPRA; encoded by the coding sequence ATGACCTACCTCATCTACATCGCCGCCGCCCTTGCCGAGATCGCCGGCTGCTTCTCGTTCTGGGTCTGGTGGCGGCTGGGAAAGTCGCCTCTATGGCTGGCGCCGGGCCTCGTCTCGCTCGCTTTATTCGGCTTGCTGCTGGCGCTCGTCGACACGTCGGCCGCCGGCCGCGCCTATGCGGCCTATGGCGGCATCTACATTGCGGCATCGCTCGGCTGGCTGTGGCTGGTGGAAGGAGTGCGCCCCGACCGCTGGGACCTTGCCGGTGCGGCGATCTGCATCGCCGGCGCTTCGGTCATCCTGCTCGCGCCGAGAGCATGA